A window of the Lolium perenne isolate Kyuss_39 chromosome 7, Kyuss_2.0, whole genome shotgun sequence genome harbors these coding sequences:
- the LOC127317256 gene encoding plasma membrane ATPase, whose amino-acid sequence MAASLEDLRNESVDLEAIPIAEVFSVLQCSPHGLSVDDAARRLETFGPNKLEEKKESKFLKFLGFMWNPLSWVMESAAIMAIALANGGGKPPDWQDFVGIVTLLIINSTISFIEENNAGNAAAALMASLAPQTKVLRGGKWSEQDAAILVPGDIVSIKLGDIIPADARLLEGDPLKIDQSALTGESMPVTKIPGDPVYSGSTCKQGEIEAVVIATGVHTFFGKAAHLVDSTNNVGHFQKVLTAIGNFCIVSIAVGMLVEIIVMYPIQHRAYRDGIDNLLVLLIGGIPIAMPTVLSVTMAIGSHRLSQQGAITKRMTAIEEMAGMDVLCSDKTGTLTLNKLTVDKNMIESFVRDVDKDGVVLYAARASRTENQDAIDASIVGMLADPSEARAGIQEVHFMPFNPVDKRTAITYIDGADGTWRRVSKGAPEQIIDLCGLREDVRRRVHAIIGKFADRGLRSLAVARQSVPERSKEGKGSPWQFLAVLPLFDPPRHDSAETIRRALHLGVNVKMITGDQLAIGKETGRRLGMGTNMYPSTSLLKGGDSCGMDVDELIEKADGFAGVFPEHKYEIVRRLQERKHICGMTGDGVNDAPALKKADIGIAVADATDAARSASDIVLTEPGLSVIISAVLTSRAIFQRMKNYTIYAVSITIRVVLGFLLLALIWQFDFSPFMVLIIAILNDGTIMTISKDRVKPSPTPDSWRLNEIFATGIVLGTYQALATVLFFWAVYSTDFFTRILHVHPIGGSTEELMAAVYLQVSIISQALIFVTRSRSWSYVERPGALLVLAFMAAQLVATLIAVYADMPFAKMKGVGWGWAGVIWLFSIVTYIPLDVLKFAIRYFLSGRGWSNVFDGKTAFAQGVDYGTDKRKAEWAVAQRSLHGLHAPSDGAEPSGVGASEDKGELSELAEQAKRRAEIARLRELHTLKGHVDSVVKLKGLDIDTINHNYTV is encoded by the exons ATGGCCGCCTCGCTCGAAGATCTCCGGAACGAGAGTGTGGATCTT GAGGCGATCCCGATCGCGGAGGTGTTCTCAGTGCTCCAGTGCTCGCCGCACGGCCTCTCCGTCGACGACGCCGCCCGCCGCCTCGAGACCTTCGGTCCCAACAAACTCGAGGAGAAGAAG GAGAGCAAGTTCCTCAAGTTCCTGGGGTTCATGTGGAACCCACTGTCGTGGGTCATGGAATCCGCCGCCATCATGGCCATCGCCCTCGCCAACGGCGGCGGCAAGCCCCCGGACTGGCAGGACTTCGTGGGCATCGTCACCCTCCTCATCATCAACTCCACCATCAGCTTCATCGAGGAGAACAACGCCGGCAACGCCGCGGCGGCGCTGATGGCGAGCCTGGCGCCGCAGACCAAGGTGCTCCGGGGCGGCAAGTGGTCGGAGCAGGACGCCGCCATCCTCGTCCCAGGAGACATCGTCAGCATCAAGCTCGGAGACATCATTCCCGCCGATGCGCGGCTTCTCGAAGgtgaccctctcaagatcgaccaGTCGGCACTCACCGGTGAGTCCATGCCCGTCACGAAGATCCCCGGCGACCCCGTGTACTCGGGTTCGACGTGCAAGCAGGGCGAGATCGAGGCTGTCGTCATCGCCACCGGCGTCCACACCTTCTTCGGCAAGGCCGCCCACCTCGTCGACTCCACCAACAACGTCGGCCACTTCCAAAAG GTTCTGACGGCGATCGGAAATTTCTGCATCGTCTCAATCGCCGTCGGCATGCTGGTAGAGATAATCGTCATGTACCCGATCCAGCACCGGGCGTACCGCGACGGCATCGATAACCTGCTCGTGCTACTCATCGGCGGCATcccgatcgccatgcccaccgtgCTCTCCGTCACCATGGCCATCGGATCGCACCGCCTCTCGCAGCAGGGCGCCATCACCAAGAGGATGACCGCCATCGAGGAGATGGCCGGCATGGACGTGCTCTGCAGCGACAAGACGGGCACCCTCACGCTCAACAAGCTCACCGTCGACAAGAACATGATCGAGTCCTTTGTCAGGGACGTGGACAAGGACGGCGTGGTGCTCTACGCCGCCCGGGCGTCGAGGACGGAAAACCAGGATGCCATCGACGCGTCCATCGTCGGCATGCTCGCCGACCCCAGCGAGGCACGCGCTGGCATCCAGGAGGTGCACTTCATGCCCTTCAACCCTGTGGACAAGCGCACGGCCATAACCTACATTGACGGCGCCGATGGGACGTGGCGCCGCGTCAGCAAGGGTGCGCCTGAGCAGATCATTGATCTGTGCGGGCTGCGTGAGGACGTCCGGCGGCGCGTGCACGCCATCATCGGCAAGTTCGCCGACCGTGGGCTGCGGTCGCTCGCCGTGGCGCGGCAGAGCGTGCCGGAGCGGAGCAAGGAGGGGAAGGGGTCTCCGTGGCAGTTCCTCGCCGTGCTGCCGCTATTCGACCCGCCGCGGCACGACAGTGCAGAGACCATCCGCCGCGCGCTCCACCTGGGCGTGAACGTCAAGATGATCACGGGAGACCAGCTGGCCATCGGCAAGGAGACTGGACGCCGCCTCGGCATGGGCACCAACATGTACCCCTCGACCTCTCTCCTCAAGGGCGGCGACAGCTGCGGCATGGACGTCGACGAGCTCATCGAGAAGGCGGACGGCTTCGCCGGCGTGTTCCCGGAGCACAAGTACGAGATCGTGCGGCGGCTGCAAGAGCGGAAGCACATATGCGGCATGACCGGAGACGGCGTGAACGACGCTCCTGCGCTGAAGAAGGCGGACATAGGCATCGCGGTCGCTGACGCCACTGACGCCGCCCGGAGCGCGTCGGACATCGTGCTCACGGAGCCCGGGCTGAGCGTGATCATCAGCGCCGTGCTGACGAGCAGGGCGATATTCCAACGGATGAAGAACTACACCATCTATGCTGTGTCCATCACCATCCGCGTCGTTCTGGGCTTCCTACTCCTCGCCCTCATCTGGCAGTTCGACTTCTCGCCGTTCATGGTGCTCATCATCGCCATCCTCAACGACGGCACCATCATGACCATCTCCAAGGACAGAGTCAAGCCATCGCCGACCCCCGACTCGTGGCGCCTCAATGAGATCTTTGCCACCGGCATCGTCCTGGGCACCTACCAGGCCCTCGCCACCGTCCTCTTCTTCTGGGCCGTCTACTCCACCGACTTCTTCACG AGGATATTACACGTGCACCCGATTGGCGGGAGCACGGAGGAGCTGATGGCAGCGGTGTACCTGCAGGTGAGCATCATCAGCCAAGCGCTCATCTTCGTGACACGATCGCGGAGCTGGTCGTACGTGGAGCGGCCGGGTGCCCTGCTCGTCCTGGCGTTCATGGCGGCCCAGCTGGTGGCGACGCTGATCGCGGTGTACGCCGACATGCCATTTGCCAAGATGAAGGGCGTAGGATGGGGCTGGGCTGGCGTCATCTGGCTCTTCTCCATCGTCACCTACATCCCGCTCGACGTTCTCAAGTTCGCCATCAGGTACTTCCTCTCCGGCAGGGGGTGGAGCAACGTGTTCGACGGCAAGACGGCGTTCGCGCAGGGGGTGGACTACGGCACGGACAAGCGCAAGGCCGAGTGGGCCGTCGCGCAGAGGTCGCTGCACGGCCTGCACGCACCCAGCGATGGTGCCGAGCCGTCCGGCGTCGGCGCCAGCGAGGACAAGGGCGAGCTCTCGGAGCTCGCCGAGCAGGCCAAGCGGCGCGCCGAGATCGCCAGGCTGAGGGAGCTGCACACGCTCAAGGGCCACGTCGACTCCGTGGTGAAGCTCAAGGGGCTCGACATCGATACCATCAACCACAACTACACAGTCTAA